A single region of the Branchiostoma lanceolatum isolate klBraLanc5 chromosome 1, klBraLanc5.hap2, whole genome shotgun sequence genome encodes:
- the LOC136445857 gene encoding uncharacterized protein, whose product MWFLVMVCVCFYPLESGSESDGYTYTSLGCWRDTSDRAIPTLEGTDPSLNENYWERLNPIDKCYLVALSHGFPMFAVQDSGECFGSADGLNTYQKYGPSMACAADGEGGDWANDVYQITEQTTVHLTTKYETTVTPLPPPLTTPPTAASTTTVTPLPAPGTTVSTAASDTTPPTTASDTTTPTTSSRTTVTPLPAPGTAETTTASDTTTPTTASDTATPTTASGTTIIPLPARGTTVPTAGSEATVTPPIATKTTIEPGTVSNATRTTDHTAAMTTNTLYATQLPSIIKTSNQWPATKGKNSEEKSSSNTLDASPKATEETPVVPIVAGVVSVLALCAIGAGMAFYLIRRRRSQATTQDVYVDRPERAAEEANTLKKDYDPSAKPRDSHIYDAINLQNMDNNLTGNTEKPEGINTRPDRRHNKTNHATPDDLRCTISEHIPDEIPEESPYQALNPDTMENAQYTSLSELAKRE is encoded by the exons ATGTGGTTCCTAGTTATGGTCTGTGTCTGCTTCTACCCTTTAGAATCAG GGAGTGAAAGCGATGGGTACACGTACACCAGTCTGGGTTGCTGGAGGGACACTTCGGACCGCGCCATTCCGACACTCGAGGGGACAGATCCGAGCCTAAATGAAAACTACTGGGAACGACTCAACCCCATAGATAAGTGTTACCTGGTAGCACTTTCTCATGGCTTTCCCATGTTTGCTGTGCAAGACAGCGGGGAGTGTTTCGGGTCTGCTGATGGTCTCAACACCTATCAGAAGTACGGACCTTCCATGGCCTGTGCAGCGGACGGAGAAGGCGGAGATTGGGCAAATGACGTATACCAGATTACAG AACAAACAACCGTACATCTAACGACTAAATATGAAACAACAGTAACACCGTTACCTCCACCTCTAACAACACCGCCGACCGCTGCATCTACAACAACAGTTACACCATTACCTGCACCTGGAACAACAGTATCTACTGCTGCATCTGATACAACACCGCCGACCACTGCATCTGATACAACAACGCCGACCACTTCATCTAGAACAACAGTTACACCATTACCTGCACCTGGAACAGCAGAGACGACCACTGCATCTGATACAACAACACCGACTACTGCATCTGATACAGCAACGCCGACCACTGCATCTGGAACGACCATCATACCGTTACCTGCACGTGGAACAACAGTGCCGACTGCTGGATCTGAAGCAACAGTTACACCGCCCATTGCAACTAAAACAACTATCGAACCAGGCACTGTATCTAATGCAACACGGACCACGGACCATACCGCTGCCATGACAACCAACACCCTCTATGCAACTCAACTACCCAGCATCATAAAAACAAGCAACCAATGGCCAGCAACAAAAGGGAAAAACTCCGAGGAGAAATCCTCTTCAAACACGCTGGATGCTTCACCAAAAGCAACTGaag aaacccCAGTGGTCCCCATTGTTGCCGGTGTTGTTTCTGTTCTAGCCCTCTGTGCTATTGGTGCAGGAATGGCGTTCTATCTCATAAGACGTAGGCG ATCGCAGGCCACAACACAAGACGTATACGTTGATCGCCCTGAACGCGCTGCTGAAGAGGCTAACACGTTAAAGAAGGACTATGATCCTTCCGCAAAACCGCGTGACTCTCACATCTACGATGCaataaatctacaaaacatggaCAACAACTTAACAGGGAACACCGAGAAACCAGAAGGAATAAACACTCGCCCTGACAGACGTCATAACAAGACTAATCATGCGACTCCCGACGACCTCCGATGTACGATCTCTGAACACATCCCGGACGAAATACCCGAGGAGTCACCTTACCAAGCGCTGAATCCCGACACAATGGAAAACGCACAATACACAAGTCTGTCGGAGTTAGCCAAAAGGGAGTAG